In Thermoplasmata archaeon, one genomic interval encodes:
- a CDS encoding methyltransferase has product MGEQYSTPRPSSRRRPTRVAVHVRGLTLRLGTDAGVFSRGGLDRGTELLLEALHVGPCELILDLGCGYGVIGIAAAKLSERGHVILTDVNERAVRLARENLRANGVATAEVRLGSLYEPVAGLAFDHIVSNPPLRAGRSVVDRIVSEAPAHLLEGGQLWLVARTRQGADSLQRRMDEAFGNAEIVKRGSGYKVLRSTKTQGAV; this is encoded by the coding sequence ATGGGTGAGCAGTACTCGACGCCGAGGCCTTCCTCCCGCCGGAGGCCCACCCGGGTCGCGGTCCACGTTCGCGGCCTCACGCTGCGGCTCGGCACGGACGCGGGCGTCTTCTCCCGCGGCGGTCTGGACCGGGGCACCGAGCTCCTGCTCGAGGCGCTCCACGTCGGCCCGTGCGAACTCATCCTCGACCTCGGGTGCGGGTACGGCGTGATCGGGATCGCCGCGGCGAAGCTCTCCGAGCGCGGACACGTCATCCTGACGGACGTCAACGAGCGGGCGGTGCGGCTCGCCCGGGAGAACCTCCGGGCGAACGGGGTCGCGACCGCGGAGGTCCGGCTCGGAAGCCTCTACGAGCCCGTGGCCGGCCTCGCCTTCGACCACATCGTCTCCAACCCGCCCCTGCGCGCCGGCCGATCCGTGGTCGACCGGATCGTGTCCGAGGCGCCCGCGCATCTCCTGGAGGGAGGGCAGTTGTGGCTTGTGGCCCGCACCCGGCAGGGAGCCGATTCCCTCCAGCGCCGGATGGACGAGGCGTTCGGCAACGCGGAGATCGTGAAGCGGGGCAGCGGCTACAAGGTGTTGCGGTCCACGAAAACGCAAGGTGCGGTATGA